A DNA window from Pseudodesulfovibrio thermohalotolerans contains the following coding sequences:
- the purT gene encoding formate-dependent phosphoribosylglycinamide formyltransferase, with the protein MTILGTAKTASAKKMMLLGGGELGKEVVIEAQRLGVEVIVVDRYEDTPAMQVAHRSYSMSMLDGDALRRVITEEKPDYIVPEIEAIATSTLVELEKEGFNVVPTANATKLTMDREGIRRLAAEEIGLTTSVYRFADTEEEYRAAVAEIGVPCVIKPVMSSSGKGQSVVKSEADIQKAWDYSQSGGRTGEGRIIIEKFVPFDYEITLLTVRHVDGTTFCKPIGHRQENGDYRESWQPQPMSEAALAKAQEYARKITDALGGRGIFGVELFVKDDDIIFSEVSPRPHDTGLVTVISQDLSEFALHVRAILGLPIPGIRQYGTAASSVILSNGTSDKPAFDGVDVALREADTKVLIFGKGECAGVRRLGVALALADDVESAVEKAKKVSSAITISY; encoded by the coding sequence ATGACGATATTAGGAACAGCCAAAACGGCATCAGCAAAGAAAATGATGCTTCTTGGTGGTGGCGAACTTGGCAAGGAAGTTGTGATTGAAGCGCAGCGTCTCGGCGTTGAGGTTATTGTGGTCGATCGCTATGAAGATACCCCCGCCATGCAGGTGGCGCACCGCTCTTATTCCATGTCCATGTTGGATGGCGACGCGCTTCGCCGAGTCATTACGGAAGAGAAGCCGGACTATATTGTGCCTGAGATTGAGGCCATTGCCACATCTACCTTGGTCGAGCTTGAAAAAGAGGGATTTAATGTTGTCCCTACCGCCAATGCGACTAAGCTGACAATGGATCGCGAAGGCATTCGGCGTCTTGCTGCTGAAGAGATTGGCCTGACCACATCGGTTTACCGTTTCGCCGACACAGAAGAAGAATACCGGGCGGCAGTGGCCGAAATCGGTGTCCCATGCGTAATCAAGCCCGTCATGAGTTCTTCCGGAAAAGGGCAATCCGTCGTGAAAAGTGAGGCCGATATCCAAAAGGCCTGGGATTATTCTCAGTCCGGCGGCCGTACGGGTGAGGGGCGTATCATCATCGAAAAATTCGTACCTTTTGATTATGAGATTACCCTTTTAACCGTGCGCCACGTTGATGGAACAACGTTTTGTAAGCCGATTGGGCACCGACAAGAGAATGGGGATTACCGTGAATCTTGGCAGCCGCAACCCATGAGCGAAGCAGCCCTTGCGAAAGCTCAAGAATACGCACGCAAGATCACAGACGCCTTAGGTGGGCGTGGAATTTTTGGCGTTGAACTTTTTGTAAAAGATGATGATATTATCTTCAGTGAAGTTTCCCCCCGCCCTCACGACACTGGATTAGTGACTGTCATCTCTCAGGATTTAAGTGAATTTGCTCTGCATGTAAGAGCTATTTTGGGCTTGCCGATTCCGGGTATTCGTCAATACGGAACAGCCGCTTCGAGTGTAATTTTATCTAATGGCACATCAGACAAGCCCGCCTTTGATGGCGTTGATGTTGCCCTTCGCGAGGCAGATACAAAGGTTCTGATTTTCGGAAAGGGCGAATGCGCTGGAGTCCGTCGTCTTGGCGTTGCCTTGGCCCTTGCCGACGATGTTGAGAGTGCTGTGGAGAAAGCTAAAAAAGTTTCTTCTGCTATAACTATTTCGTATTAA
- a CDS encoding ABC transporter substrate-binding protein, whose protein sequence is MSSGLRRTAIAFFLIATIFCFNITAHAADKITVASVSWTGVTIKSEIAVSVLESLGYKAENKVFSVPITYSALSTGDADVFFGNWMPSMANIANKFFDKGTVIKYVANMPGAKYTLAVPSYCAEAGLKDFSDIAKFGDKLDWKIYGIEPGNDGNMIIQDMIDKDMFGLGKFKLVASSEVAMLSEVQAFAKNDKWIVFLGWAPHSMNERIDMTYLTGSTDQTFGGNDGTATVWTNIRKGLEKDNPNVAKLFKNMTFPVSMMNQIMTEVHNNKKLKLGEAGLKWLKGNPAMYEKWLDGVTTVNGKPGAAAFKAYLDSEA, encoded by the coding sequence ATGTCTTCTGGCCTTAGGCGAACCGCAATCGCCTTCTTTCTCATCGCAACCATTTTCTGTTTCAACATCACCGCACACGCCGCCGACAAAATCACTGTTGCCAGTGTTTCCTGGACCGGTGTGACCATCAAATCCGAAATCGCGGTTTCCGTTCTGGAAAGCCTCGGTTACAAGGCCGAAAACAAAGTCTTTTCCGTGCCCATCACATACTCCGCCCTGTCAACCGGCGATGCCGATGTGTTCTTCGGCAACTGGATGCCCTCCATGGCCAATATCGCCAACAAATTTTTCGACAAAGGAACGGTCATCAAATACGTGGCCAACATGCCGGGAGCCAAATACACCCTGGCAGTGCCTTCCTACTGCGCCGAAGCCGGACTCAAGGACTTCAGCGACATCGCCAAATTCGGCGACAAGCTGGACTGGAAGATCTACGGCATCGAGCCTGGCAACGACGGCAACATGATCATTCAGGACATGATCGACAAGGATATGTTCGGCCTGGGCAAATTCAAGCTGGTCGCTTCCAGTGAAGTTGCCATGCTCTCCGAAGTCCAGGCGTTCGCCAAGAACGACAAGTGGATCGTCTTCCTCGGTTGGGCTCCGCACAGCATGAACGAACGCATCGATATGACCTATCTCACCGGCTCCACCGATCAGACCTTCGGCGGTAATGATGGTACCGCCACCGTTTGGACCAACATCCGCAAAGGATTGGAAAAGGACAACCCCAACGTTGCCAAGCTGTTCAAGAACATGACCTTCCCTGTCTCCATGATGAACCAGATCATGACCGAAGTGCACAACAACAAGAAACTGAAGCTGGGTGAAGCCGGGCTCAAGTGGCTCAAGGGCAATCCGGCCATGTACGAAAAATGGCTCGACGGCGTGACCACCGTGAATGGCAAGCCAGGTGCAGCCGCCTTCAAGGCATACCTCGACTCCGAGGCCTAG
- the betB gene encoding betaine-aldehyde dehydrogenase produces the protein MISGKLYINGQWVDSRSGNERKILNPFDASVIATVAEGDREDTRAAITAARRAFDESGWPQTPASERARLLFKLGDLIERDREELARLESLDTGKTVEESRWDMEDIEGIFRYFAGLADKDGGEIIASPNPDSTSMVIREPVGVCGQISPWNYPLLQASWKMAPALAAGCTIVMKPSEITPLTTLKVTELAEEAGFPAGVVNTVLGPGPEVGAELSENNDVDLISFTGGIATGKTIMRAATGNVKKVALELGGKNPNIIFDDADFDVAVDYALNGVFFHAGQICSAGARVMVQKGIHDRFVEALQGRMEKIVVGNGFDKKTQMGPLISAEHLAKVEGYVNIAKNEGAKLVLGGKRPDDAALENGYFYRPTLFTECENNMRIVQEEVFGPIITIEKFSTEEEVIKRANDTIYGLSAGFWTRDPDRIERVSKALRFGTVWANDFNVYFVQAPWGGYKQSGLGRELGKIGLEEYTEVKHIYRNHATQPFNWFGVDNE, from the coding sequence ATGATCTCGGGGAAACTCTATATTAATGGACAATGGGTCGATTCGCGCTCCGGCAATGAGCGAAAAATCCTCAATCCGTTCGATGCGTCCGTCATAGCCACGGTTGCAGAAGGCGACCGTGAAGACACCAGGGCAGCCATCACGGCGGCCCGCCGGGCCTTTGACGAAAGCGGCTGGCCCCAGACTCCGGCCTCGGAGCGGGCACGGCTTCTGTTCAAACTGGGCGACCTGATTGAGCGCGACCGCGAGGAACTGGCCCGCCTGGAAAGCCTGGACACCGGCAAGACCGTTGAGGAAAGCCGCTGGGACATGGAGGACATCGAGGGTATCTTCCGCTACTTCGCCGGGCTGGCCGACAAGGACGGCGGCGAAATCATCGCCTCGCCCAACCCGGATTCCACCAGCATGGTCATCCGCGAACCAGTGGGCGTCTGCGGCCAGATTTCACCGTGGAACTATCCGCTCCTTCAGGCTTCATGGAAGATGGCCCCGGCACTGGCAGCAGGCTGCACCATCGTCATGAAGCCGAGCGAGATCACGCCCCTGACCACCCTCAAGGTGACAGAACTGGCCGAAGAGGCAGGCTTTCCTGCTGGCGTGGTCAACACGGTCCTCGGCCCTGGCCCCGAGGTGGGAGCTGAGCTGTCCGAAAACAACGACGTGGACCTGATCTCCTTCACCGGCGGCATCGCCACCGGCAAGACCATCATGCGCGCCGCTACCGGGAACGTGAAGAAGGTCGCCTTGGAGCTGGGCGGTAAAAATCCCAACATAATCTTCGACGACGCCGACTTCGACGTCGCGGTGGACTACGCCCTTAACGGCGTTTTCTTCCACGCCGGGCAAATCTGCTCGGCCGGAGCACGGGTCATGGTGCAGAAAGGCATCCACGATCGTTTTGTGGAGGCCCTGCAAGGACGAATGGAAAAGATCGTCGTCGGCAACGGATTTGACAAAAAGACCCAGATGGGTCCGCTCATCTCCGCCGAGCATCTGGCCAAGGTCGAAGGATACGTCAACATCGCCAAAAACGAAGGTGCCAAGCTCGTGCTGGGCGGCAAACGCCCAGATGACGCGGCCTTGGAAAACGGCTACTTTTACAGGCCCACCCTGTTCACGGAATGCGAAAACAATATGCGCATCGTGCAGGAGGAAGTGTTCGGACCGATCATAACGATCGAAAAGTTCAGCACGGAAGAGGAAGTAATAAAACGGGCAAACGACACCATCTACGGCCTGTCTGCTGGATTCTGGACCCGCGATCCTGACCGCATTGAGCGTGTGTCCAAGGCGCTTCGCTTCGGCACGGTCTGGGCCAACGATTTCAACGTCTATTTCGTCCAGGCCCCCTGGGGCGGCTACAAGCAGTCAGGCCTGGGCCGCGAACTCGGCAAAATCGGCCTCGAAGAATACACCGAGGTCAAACACATATATCGCAACCACGCCACCCAGCCTTTCAACTGGTTTGGCGTGGATAACGAATAA
- the betA gene encoding choline dehydrogenase, producing MKHYNYIIVGGGSAGSVLANRLSANPNNKVLVLEAGLPDFKFDFRIHMPAALTYPLAGKTYNWWYDSDPEPHMNNRRIYQPRGKVLGGSSCINGMIHIRGNAMDYEKWSKEDGLENWSYAHCLPYFKRFEGRTAGADEYQGAVGPLYLTEPDNESPLFDAFFKAVQEAGYPVTKDVNGYQQEGFGKFDRTTYQGRRWNAARAYVHPVKNRRNLDIKCLAQATRILFEGKRAVGVEYTRGPLKKLFKAYGGEIISCGGAINSPQLLQISGVGNGSELSALGIDVVQDLPGVGENLQDHLELYVQYACKKPVSMFPCLKWYNQPWIGAKWLFAGKGEAATNHFEAGGFIRGNDQVEYPNIQYHFLPIAIRYDGSAPNEGHGYQVHVGPMNTDVRGHVKIKSADPKEHPSILFNYLSTEQEKREWVEAIRKTREIMTQPAFDEFRGKELAPGKQAQTDEEILDFVAREGESAYHPSCTCAMGTHDMAVTDPALRVHGVEGLRVVDASVMPYVTNGNIYAPTMMIAEKAADIILGNTPIAPENVPFYKHEK from the coding sequence ATGAAACACTACAATTACATCATCGTTGGTGGCGGTTCCGCCGGTTCCGTCCTCGCCAACCGCCTGAGTGCCAATCCGAACAACAAAGTCCTCGTTCTTGAAGCGGGACTTCCCGATTTCAAGTTCGACTTTCGCATCCACATGCCTGCGGCCCTGACCTATCCACTGGCAGGCAAGACTTACAATTGGTGGTATGATTCCGATCCCGAACCGCACATGAACAACCGCCGCATCTACCAGCCGCGCGGCAAGGTTCTCGGCGGCTCCAGCTGCATCAACGGCATGATCCACATTCGCGGCAACGCCATGGACTACGAAAAGTGGTCCAAGGAAGACGGCCTGGAAAACTGGTCCTATGCCCACTGCCTGCCCTACTTCAAACGCTTTGAAGGTCGCACGGCCGGAGCCGATGAGTACCAGGGCGCAGTCGGCCCACTCTACCTAACCGAGCCAGACAATGAGAGCCCGCTCTTCGACGCCTTCTTCAAGGCGGTTCAGGAAGCAGGCTATCCCGTGACCAAGGACGTCAACGGCTACCAGCAGGAAGGATTCGGCAAGTTCGACCGCACCACTTACCAGGGCCGTCGCTGGAACGCAGCCCGCGCATACGTCCACCCGGTCAAAAACCGCCGCAACCTGGACATCAAGTGCCTGGCGCAGGCCACCCGTATCCTGTTCGAAGGCAAACGCGCCGTTGGCGTCGAGTATACGCGCGGCCCGCTCAAAAAGCTTTTCAAGGCATACGGTGGCGAGATTATATCCTGCGGCGGCGCCATCAACTCCCCGCAGTTGCTCCAGATTTCCGGTGTGGGTAACGGCTCTGAGCTGTCCGCCCTTGGCATCGACGTGGTTCAGGACCTCCCCGGCGTGGGCGAGAACCTGCAGGACCACCTGGAACTCTACGTCCAGTACGCATGCAAGAAGCCTGTTTCCATGTTTCCCTGCCTCAAGTGGTACAACCAACCCTGGATCGGAGCCAAGTGGCTGTTCGCAGGCAAGGGTGAGGCTGCCACCAACCACTTCGAGGCCGGTGGCTTCATCCGCGGCAACGACCAGGTGGAATACCCCAATATCCAGTACCACTTCCTGCCCATTGCCATCCGCTACGATGGCTCCGCCCCCAACGAGGGGCACGGTTACCAGGTCCACGTAGGCCCCATGAACACCGACGTGCGCGGGCATGTGAAGATCAAGTCCGCCGACCCCAAGGAACATCCGAGCATCCTGTTCAACTACCTCTCCACCGAGCAGGAAAAACGCGAATGGGTCGAGGCTATCCGCAAAACCCGTGAAATCATGACCCAGCCCGCCTTTGACGAATTCCGTGGAAAGGAGCTGGCACCCGGCAAGCAGGCCCAGACCGATGAGGAAATCCTCGATTTCGTGGCCCGCGAAGGCGAATCCGCCTACCATCCGAGCTGCACCTGCGCTATGGGCACCCATGATATGGCGGTCACTGATCCTGCTCTGCGCGTCCACGGCGTGGAAGGGTTGCGAGTAGTCGATGCCTCGGTCATGCCTTACGTGACCAACGGCAATATCTACGCCCCGACCATGATGATCGCGGAAAAGGCTGCGGACATCATCCTCGGCAACACGCCCATCGCACCTGAAAACGTCCCCTTCTACAAACACGAGAAGTAA
- a CDS encoding FadR/GntR family transcriptional regulator — MTALDTISPLFLPVQAGRASEEVALQIEAAIVDGRLSPGERLPSEREMQSQFGTGRGVIREAIKILKQKGLLEVKKGAKGGAYVRQLDVGNVSESLALFLKQHPVNPEKLIEFRESLDQTITQLAITHAKKAEKEELLKEALRLESMLREGEPDFLATSELDRQLNIMLAKMARNPLFEWVMHALQMGFSSHDYSLYEDPTYRKRAAANWSDTAKAIADGELMRALAFIGHHYVLLRKCIDEKAAPTNEPAAEFLQDENQ; from the coding sequence TTGACTGCGCTAGACACGATTTCACCCCTTTTCCTTCCTGTTCAGGCCGGGCGCGCCAGCGAGGAGGTAGCCCTCCAGATAGAAGCCGCCATAGTGGATGGCAGGCTTTCTCCCGGCGAACGATTGCCAAGTGAACGAGAAATGCAATCCCAGTTCGGCACCGGGCGCGGTGTCATCCGGGAGGCAATCAAAATACTGAAGCAAAAGGGCCTTCTTGAAGTAAAAAAGGGTGCCAAGGGCGGCGCTTATGTCCGGCAATTGGATGTGGGCAACGTGTCCGAATCCCTTGCTCTGTTCCTCAAGCAACATCCTGTGAATCCGGAAAAGCTGATCGAATTCCGCGAATCACTGGACCAAACCATTACCCAATTGGCCATCACACATGCAAAGAAGGCCGAAAAAGAGGAATTGCTCAAGGAAGCTCTTCGCCTGGAATCCATGCTTCGTGAAGGTGAACCAGACTTCCTCGCGACCAGCGAGCTGGATCGGCAATTGAACATCATGCTGGCCAAGATGGCTCGCAATCCTCTTTTTGAGTGGGTGATGCACGCCCTGCAGATGGGGTTCAGCTCCCACGACTACTCTTTGTACGAAGACCCGACCTATCGAAAAAGGGCCGCCGCCAACTGGAGTGACACAGCCAAGGCCATCGCCGACGGCGAACTCATGCGCGCCCTCGCGTTCATCGGCCACCACTATGTGCTGCTACGCAAATGTATCGACGAAAAGGCCGCCCCCACCAATGAACCGGCCGCCGAATTCCTTCAAGACGAAAACCAATAG
- a CDS encoding tyrosine-type recombinase/integrase, protein MIEENPIRSFKAPRGPNNKPSAPTPEEINRILKAARDHVRRVVVIGVGTGCRVGPSELFDIRWSHVSEDCTKIRIYSADKNPNIPHRDIDLKPAVTVALRIWREIDMANGLTEHIIHWRSKPIDSFKTTWGSTLKRADIGRRIRPYDCRHHSISQALRKKCDLKAISIIVGHADPTMILRHYQEVVAESPQEVMNSVTDLDISEIGTEPQDLCKETV, encoded by the coding sequence TTGATCGAAGAAAATCCGATTCGCAGCTTCAAGGCTCCTCGGGGGCCGAACAACAAGCCTTCGGCCCCCACTCCGGAAGAGATCAACCGCATCCTGAAGGCCGCACGAGATCACGTCAGGCGAGTTGTCGTTATTGGAGTCGGTACTGGCTGTCGTGTCGGGCCGAGTGAATTGTTCGACATTCGATGGTCTCATGTTTCAGAAGACTGCACCAAGATCCGCATCTATTCAGCCGACAAAAATCCGAACATTCCCCACCGCGATATCGACCTCAAGCCAGCAGTGACAGTTGCCCTTCGCATATGGCGAGAGATCGACATGGCCAACGGCCTCACGGAACACATCATCCATTGGAGAAGCAAACCGATCGATTCCTTCAAAACAACCTGGGGCAGCACGCTCAAAAGAGCTGACATCGGCCGCCGCATTCGCCCCTACGATTGTCGACACCATTCCATTTCCCAAGCGCTTCGAAAAAAATGCGATCTTAAGGCCATATCAATAATCGTCGGCCACGCCGATCCCACAATGATCTTGCGCCATTACCAGGAAGTTGTCGCCGAATCCCCCCAGGAAGTCATGAACTCGGTCACCGATCTGGATATCTCGGAAATCGGTACGGAGCCACAGGACCTGTGCAAGGAGACTGTGTAA
- a CDS encoding IS4 family transposase — translation MLAQLLSLIPRHVFTQVEREFPSERKARVFSRWNQFVCLAFIHIAARHSMRDGLRNLAVNARKLYHLGAKPVARSTFADANSNRPAAFFQALFGAVYKQCQAIAPSHKFRFKNKLFSLDASTVKLSLDQFPWASFRENRGGIKLHALLDHDGYIPSFLEISNARKHESKVAQALTLPKGSIVVFDRGYVCYRWFAALMEAGVFFVTRQKKNMSYKVLKRRPVNKKQGITSDQIIQVMSGGKPLKLRRVGYRDAKTGEHFVYLTSHFSLAARSVAEIYKERWQIEIFFRLIKQNLKIKRFIGTSENAVLS, via the coding sequence ATCCTTGCTCAACTGCTATCCCTGATTCCGAGACATGTTTTTACGCAAGTCGAACGCGAGTTTCCGAGCGAACGAAAAGCCCGTGTCTTCAGCCGCTGGAATCAATTTGTCTGCCTTGCATTTATCCATATCGCGGCTCGGCATTCCATGCGCGATGGCTTGCGCAACCTCGCAGTAAACGCAAGAAAGCTTTACCACTTGGGAGCCAAGCCGGTGGCTCGCTCTACCTTTGCCGATGCCAATAGCAATCGTCCGGCAGCGTTCTTTCAGGCCCTGTTCGGTGCGGTGTACAAACAGTGCCAAGCCATCGCTCCCAGCCACAAATTCCGTTTCAAAAACAAGCTGTTCAGCCTCGACGCATCGACTGTCAAACTGAGCCTTGACCAATTTCCTTGGGCTTCGTTTCGAGAAAACCGGGGAGGGATCAAGCTCCACGCGCTCCTGGACCATGACGGCTATATCCCGTCTTTCCTGGAGATATCCAATGCGCGAAAACACGAATCCAAAGTCGCTCAGGCACTCACATTGCCCAAGGGTTCCATCGTCGTGTTCGACCGAGGCTACGTCTGCTATCGGTGGTTCGCCGCACTCATGGAGGCGGGTGTTTTCTTCGTAACCAGACAGAAGAAAAACATGTCCTACAAGGTCCTCAAACGTCGACCCGTCAACAAAAAACAGGGCATAACTTCCGACCAGATCATTCAGGTTATGAGTGGCGGAAAGCCGCTCAAATTGCGGCGCGTGGGGTACCGCGATGCCAAAACCGGTGAGCACTTCGTATATCTGACCAGCCATTTCTCGCTTGCAGCAAGATCGGTTGCGGAAATCTACAAGGAGCGCTGGCAGATAGAGATTTTCTTCCGGCTGATCAAACAGAATTTGAAAATCAAAAGATTCATCGGGACATCGGAAAATGCCGTGCTTTCGTAA
- the metE gene encoding 5-methyltetrahydropteroyltriglutamate--homocysteine S-methyltransferase, with amino-acid sequence MNAHVLGFPRMGKNRELKWALEKFWRGETNEAELIKVGEHLKKHHWEIQAKAGMDLLPVGDFSFYDHILDTITMLGAIPPRFRWDGKEVDLETYFHMARGDAEKGIPAMEMTKWFDSNYHYIVPELTRDTRFQKTGSRLLKETTTVRDLGYSPKPVLVGPITFLSLAKETDGCSRWDHLEGLADAYCDILAELDGQCSWIQIDEPILCTDISEEADEAFRLVYAKMKKVTVSSRLLLTTYFGGLGDNRDLTLSLPIDGIHLDLVRTPEQLKDIIHKLPPHVTLSLGLVDGRNVWKTELETAFRRVNASRQQLKASRIMIGSSCSLLHSPMDLSAETELDGELKQWMAFAVQKCDEIAALKLAAEGADKPKIFAENKASLLARGAHCHVVDKETRNRLQTITPEMYDRTSDFAKRSAIQKKQLNLPLFPTTTIGSYPQTDEIRKTRLQYKKGELSNAEYKETMKGHIAEVVAHQEELGLDVLVHGEPERNDMVEYFGQQLKGFCFTQNGWVQSYGSRCVKPPIIYGDISRPEQMTVDWAVYAQSLTNKPMKGMLTGPVTILCWSFVRNDIPREVVCRQIALAIRDEVLDLEAAGIGIIQIDEAALREGMPIRKDQQEAYLRWAVDCFRLTAGGVQDTTQIHSHMCYSEFNVIMKWIAEMDADVISIEASRSGMELLEAFNAYEYPAEIGPGVYDIHSPRIPSEDEIYSLLQKALKVIPAERLWVNPDCGLKTRAWVETLVSLKNMVCAALKLRESYA; translated from the coding sequence ATGAACGCGCACGTATTGGGTTTCCCCAGGATGGGGAAAAATCGTGAACTCAAATGGGCCCTCGAAAAATTCTGGAGAGGGGAAACAAACGAAGCTGAACTTATCAAGGTTGGCGAGCACCTCAAGAAGCATCACTGGGAGATCCAGGCCAAGGCGGGCATGGACCTGCTGCCAGTTGGCGACTTCTCATTTTACGACCACATCCTCGACACCATCACCATGCTCGGAGCTATTCCTCCCCGATTCCGGTGGGATGGCAAAGAAGTTGACCTTGAAACATATTTCCATATGGCACGGGGAGATGCGGAAAAGGGTATCCCGGCCATGGAGATGACCAAATGGTTCGATTCCAACTACCATTACATCGTCCCGGAATTGACCAGAGACACGCGATTCCAAAAAACCGGCTCCCGGCTTCTCAAAGAAACCACCACTGTCAGGGACCTCGGGTATTCTCCGAAGCCCGTTCTGGTGGGGCCGATCACCTTTCTTTCGCTCGCCAAGGAGACCGACGGCTGTAGTCGTTGGGATCACCTTGAAGGGCTAGCTGACGCTTATTGTGATATTCTCGCCGAGCTGGACGGCCAATGCTCCTGGATTCAAATCGACGAACCGATCCTCTGTACGGACATTTCAGAGGAAGCTGATGAAGCCTTCCGGCTTGTCTATGCAAAGATGAAGAAGGTCACCGTCAGCTCCCGTCTTTTGCTCACCACGTATTTCGGTGGGCTTGGCGACAATCGCGATCTCACACTGTCATTGCCCATCGACGGCATCCATTTGGATTTGGTGCGCACCCCCGAACAACTGAAAGACATCATCCACAAGCTGCCGCCACACGTTACCCTGTCCCTCGGCCTGGTTGACGGGCGAAACGTCTGGAAGACTGAACTCGAAACTGCCTTCAGACGTGTGAACGCGAGCAGACAGCAGTTGAAAGCAAGCCGCATAATGATCGGCTCCAGCTGTTCGTTGCTCCACTCTCCAATGGATCTCTCCGCTGAAACGGAGTTGGATGGGGAGTTGAAGCAGTGGATGGCTTTCGCTGTGCAAAAGTGCGATGAAATTGCAGCCTTGAAGCTTGCTGCGGAAGGGGCAGACAAGCCGAAGATATTCGCAGAGAACAAAGCTTCGCTTCTCGCACGAGGTGCCCACTGTCATGTCGTGGACAAGGAGACCCGAAACCGACTTCAGACAATCACTCCCGAAATGTATGACCGGACATCCGACTTTGCTAAACGGTCTGCCATCCAGAAGAAACAGTTGAACCTCCCTCTCTTCCCGACAACAACTATCGGTTCTTATCCGCAAACCGACGAGATCCGCAAAACGCGTCTGCAATATAAAAAGGGCGAACTGTCGAATGCCGAATACAAGGAAACCATGAAGGGACATATCGCAGAAGTCGTGGCTCATCAGGAAGAATTGGGACTTGATGTTTTGGTCCACGGCGAACCGGAACGTAACGACATGGTCGAATACTTCGGCCAACAACTCAAGGGATTCTGCTTCACGCAAAACGGCTGGGTGCAAAGCTACGGTAGCCGCTGCGTCAAGCCGCCCATCATTTACGGTGATATATCCCGCCCGGAGCAAATGACCGTGGATTGGGCCGTGTACGCCCAGAGCCTCACGAACAAGCCCATGAAAGGGATGCTGACCGGGCCGGTTACCATCCTGTGCTGGAGCTTCGTGCGCAACGACATTCCGCGTGAAGTGGTCTGCCGCCAGATAGCCCTCGCCATACGCGACGAGGTTCTTGACCTCGAAGCCGCTGGCATCGGCATCATCCAGATCGACGAAGCCGCGCTCCGGGAGGGTATGCCCATTCGTAAGGATCAGCAGGAAGCATATCTTCGTTGGGCCGTGGATTGTTTCAGGCTGACTGCAGGCGGCGTACAGGATACCACTCAGATTCATTCACACATGTGCTACAGCGAATTCAACGTCATCATGAAATGGATCGCTGAAATGGACGCCGACGTCATCAGCATCGAAGCCAGCCGCAGCGGCATGGAGTTGCTCGAAGCCTTCAATGCATACGAATATCCGGCGGAAATCGGCCCCGGGGTGTATGACATACACAGCCCGAGGATTCCCTCCGAGGATGAAATCTACTCGCTCCTTCAAAAGGCGCTGAAGGTAATCCCCGCTGAACGTCTTTGGGTTAACCCTGACTGCGGCCTCAAAACCCGTGCTTGGGTCGAGACGCTTGTCTCCCTAAAAAACATGGTTTGCGCTGCCCTCAAATTGCGTGAATCATACGCCTAA